One genomic window of Desmospora activa DSM 45169 includes the following:
- a CDS encoding ABC transporter ATP-binding protein, with product MEKVLHVQALTKQYRNGRGVEDVCFDVYKGDVYGLFGPNGAGKTTVLKVITGLCIADKGTVQLFGHRIRDQFETAMERVSAVIETAIAYDYMSGAENLRLVSRFYPDLPKGRIDEVLEQVGLTSYQYEKVSQYSLGMKQRLALAASLLSHPRLLIWDEPTNGLDIEGMVEVRRLIQRLAREQEITFLISSHMIHEMEQICNRVGFIYKGKLFRQGNLKELLNDHQTLEQIYLNEIQGIKEGNPDASYLRQSVE from the coding sequence ATGGAAAAAGTATTACACGTACAAGCATTAACCAAACAATATCGTAACGGGCGCGGGGTTGAGGATGTCTGTTTCGATGTTTATAAAGGGGATGTATATGGGCTTTTCGGTCCCAATGGAGCGGGAAAAACGACGGTTTTAAAAGTGATTACGGGTTTATGTATCGCTGATAAAGGAACGGTTCAGCTATTTGGACACCGAATCCGTGATCAGTTTGAGACGGCGATGGAGCGGGTTAGTGCGGTGATTGAGACAGCGATTGCCTATGATTATATGAGCGGTGCGGAAAATTTACGATTGGTTAGTCGTTTTTATCCGGATCTGCCGAAGGGGCGGATCGATGAAGTGTTGGAGCAGGTAGGGCTTACTTCTTATCAATACGAAAAAGTGAGCCAGTATTCTTTAGGAATGAAACAACGGCTGGCACTGGCAGCTTCTCTTTTATCCCATCCGCGGTTGTTGATCTGGGATGAACCCACCAACGGTCTGGATATTGAGGGTATGGTGGAGGTGCGAAGGCTGATTCAGCGTCTGGCCAGGGAGCAAGAAATTACCTTTTTAATCTCGAGTCACATGATTCATGAGATGGAGCAAATATGCAATCGCGTCGGTTTCATCTACAAGGGCAAGCTGTTTCGCCAGGGGAATCTTAAAGAACTGTTAAATGATCACCAAACGCTAGAACAGATTTATCTAAACGAGATTCAAGGGATCAAGGAGGGGAATCCCGATGCATCGTATTTACGCCAATCTGTTGAATGA
- the aspS gene encoding aspartate--tRNA ligase: MYRTHPCGELTTAEVGQGVILNGWVQKRRNFGDLIFIDLRDRSGTVQVVCNQAVSEEAAHVADQVRGQYVLAVRGEVIARSEETINPKMKTGRIEVQAEEITILNASKTPPFAVEDEVEVDESIRLKYRYLDLRRPMMQQTLLLRHQAMQATRRFLSEKGFIEVETPMLTKSTPEGARDYLVPSRVHEGQFYALPQSPQIFKQLLMISGMERYFQIVRCFRDEDLRADRQPEFTQIDIEASFLDPDVFQSMMEELVASIFRETIAVEVPRPFPRLTYQEAMERFGSDRPDLRFGMELVDLSPILKETSFKVFASTIAAGGAVKAINVKGQGGWSRKEIDQWGAVAQELGAKGLAWVALKAEGPKGPVAKFLSEQELADVMEAAQAESGDLLFFMADTRKVTAEVLGELRVRLAKALDLIPEGEFRFTWVTDFPLLSYDEEEGRWYAEHHPFTNPREEDIPLLKTDPGKVRAKAYDMVLNGFEIGGGSQRIHRREVQEAMFEALGFTMDEAREQFGFLMEAFEYGAPPHGGIAFGFDRIVMLLAGRSNLRETIAFPKTASASCLMTQAPAPVDDRQLQELHIMRRKQSSTEE; encoded by the coding sequence ATTTATCGGACCCATCCTTGTGGCGAGCTTACCACTGCTGAAGTGGGGCAGGGAGTGATTTTAAATGGATGGGTACAGAAGCGACGTAACTTCGGGGATTTAATCTTTATCGATCTGCGTGATCGCTCTGGAACGGTACAAGTGGTGTGCAATCAAGCGGTTTCGGAGGAAGCGGCCCATGTGGCGGATCAAGTGCGTGGTCAATATGTGCTGGCGGTGCGGGGGGAAGTGATTGCCCGCTCAGAGGAGACCATCAACCCCAAAATGAAGACGGGGAGAATCGAGGTGCAGGCAGAAGAAATCACGATTCTCAACGCCTCCAAAACACCGCCGTTTGCGGTGGAGGATGAGGTGGAGGTAGATGAGTCCATCCGGCTCAAATACCGTTACCTCGATCTAAGACGGCCAATGATGCAACAAACGCTACTGTTGCGTCATCAAGCGATGCAAGCGACTCGCCGCTTTTTATCGGAAAAGGGCTTTATCGAAGTAGAAACGCCGATGCTGACCAAAAGCACACCGGAAGGGGCTCGGGACTACTTGGTACCCAGCCGTGTGCATGAAGGCCAGTTTTATGCTTTGCCGCAGTCGCCGCAAATTTTTAAGCAATTGTTGATGATCTCGGGGATGGAACGCTACTTTCAGATTGTACGTTGTTTTCGGGATGAGGATTTACGGGCAGACCGGCAACCGGAATTTACCCAGATCGATATTGAAGCTTCTTTTCTAGATCCGGATGTGTTCCAATCCATGATGGAAGAGCTGGTCGCCTCCATTTTCCGTGAAACGATCGCAGTAGAAGTGCCGCGGCCGTTTCCCCGCCTCACCTATCAGGAAGCGATGGAGCGGTTTGGTTCCGACCGCCCGGATTTGCGATTTGGAATGGAGTTGGTTGATCTCTCCCCCATTTTGAAGGAGACTTCCTTTAAAGTGTTTGCATCCACCATCGCCGCCGGTGGCGCGGTGAAGGCGATCAATGTAAAAGGGCAAGGCGGATGGAGCCGTAAGGAGATCGATCAGTGGGGGGCAGTCGCTCAGGAATTGGGTGCCAAAGGCTTGGCGTGGGTGGCGTTAAAAGCGGAAGGGCCCAAAGGGCCGGTAGCTAAGTTCCTGTCGGAGCAGGAGTTGGCGGATGTGATGGAAGCGGCACAAGCGGAATCTGGCGACCTCTTATTCTTTATGGCCGACACGCGCAAGGTGACGGCAGAGGTGCTGGGGGAATTACGGGTACGCTTGGCCAAAGCATTGGACCTGATTCCAGAAGGAGAATTCCGGTTTACCTGGGTGACGGACTTTCCGCTCCTCTCCTACGATGAGGAGGAGGGACGCTGGTATGCGGAACATCATCCCTTCACCAACCCACGGGAAGAGGATATTCCGTTGTTAAAAACCGATCCCGGCAAAGTGCGGGCCAAGGCGTACGATATGGTGCTAAACGGCTTTGAAATCGGAGGCGGGAGTCAGCGCATCCATCGCCGCGAAGTGCAGGAAGCGATGTTTGAAGCACTCGGCTTTACCATGGATGAGGCGAGAGAACAATTTGGGTTCTTGATGGAGGCATTTGAATATGGGGCTCCCCCTCATGGCGGAATCGCCTTTGGTTTTGACCGGATTGTGATGTTGTTGGCGGGCCGGTCCAATCTGCGGGAAACAATTGCTTTCCCCAAGACCGCCAGCGCCAGCTGTTTGATGACACAAGCCCCTGCCCCGGTGGATGATCGTCAGTTGCAGGAATTGCATATTATGCGACGTAAGCAAAGCTCAACCGAGGAGTAA
- a CDS encoding DUF485 domain-containing protein, whose protein sequence is MQTLSKEEEGKNGHSLDYEAVAGSNKFKSLMKDKKKFLISLTVFFLVIYFSLPVLSAYSTVLNQPFIGDITWAWVLAFVQFVMTWALCTIYVRKAAHFDGAADEILAEHLNESGKNQ, encoded by the coding sequence ATGCAAACGCTTTCGAAGGAAGAAGAGGGAAAAAACGGTCATTCTCTTGATTATGAAGCTGTTGCAGGAAGCAATAAATTTAAGAGTCTTATGAAAGATAAAAAGAAATTTTTGATTTCACTCACAGTTTTTTTCCTAGTGATTTATTTTTCTCTTCCGGTCCTAAGTGCCTATTCCACCGTTTTGAACCAACCGTTTATCGGTGATATCACCTGGGCATGGGTGTTGGCTTTTGTACAATTTGTTATGACATGGGCGCTTTGCACGATCTATGTACGAAAAGCGGCTCATTTCGATGGAGCAGCGGATGAGATTTTGGCGGAGCATTTGAACGAAAGTGGGAAGAATCAATGA
- a CDS encoding 5' nucleotidase, NT5C type codes for MIIGVDIDGTIKNTHQAAVHIFNEELNRSVKEEEVTDFYLDKAYGLSKRESTRLWRKLEARIYSLGVPLPHASQTLSRLAQEGHRIYFITARPGMKKVVQVTEKWLTEHGFPFDGNNLKMGCQDKAAVARDLGVELFFEDAPHHLDKLVAARVPTVIVDAVYNRDYPHNLPRIESWDEAEAWVKNPPQMNKILK; via the coding sequence ATGATCATCGGAGTGGATATTGATGGAACGATTAAAAATACGCATCAAGCCGCCGTACATATCTTCAATGAAGAATTAAACCGCTCAGTCAAAGAAGAAGAGGTAACGGACTTTTATCTGGATAAAGCTTACGGATTGAGCAAACGGGAGAGCACCCGCCTGTGGCGCAAGCTGGAAGCGCGCATCTATTCCCTGGGAGTTCCCTTGCCCCATGCATCGCAAACACTCAGCCGCCTCGCGCAGGAAGGTCACCGCATCTACTTTATCACGGCGCGTCCCGGGATGAAAAAAGTGGTGCAGGTAACGGAAAAGTGGCTGACGGAGCACGGCTTCCCCTTCGATGGAAACAATCTGAAGATGGGGTGCCAAGACAAAGCGGCAGTGGCTCGGGATTTAGGCGTTGAACTCTTTTTTGAAGATGCGCCCCATCATCTAGATAAGTTGGTGGCAGCCAGGGTGCCCACCGTGATTGTCGATGCCGTCTACAATCGGGATTATCCCCACAACCTGCCGCGCATCGAAAGCTGGGATGAAGCGGAGGCGTGGGTGAAGAATCCGCCACAGATGAATAAAATCTTAAAATAG
- a CDS encoding phytoene desaturase family protein codes for MQTSDVAIIGGGLSGLTAAVYLAQAGFKVTVLEKSKQWGGRAQTVVKQGAMLNLGGHALYRGGEADTILTELGVELQGGSPLAKGFSMVWKNELFSFSTNPIGLISSKLLSASGKIDFIKLMIKLMKADLNAFATLSLREWAEQEIGDPMVRHIFYAFCRTATFMHDPDRQSAQSAISQLRLGMKKGVLYIDGGWQTIVDQLREKAIHAGATVINNKTVTKVEPRDRIHRLHFADDEYLDCAFAIMATSPTAAYRLLQNAEQTSLHRWQEKAHPVRVACLDLALKRLPHSKRHTALWLDQPLFFTHHSRVSQLSRHGDHVVHLFKYIGPHGSSPEEDERQLEQAVDLLHPGWRREVVVRQYLPNMAVVYDAPTIDKKGINPGPAIPEIAGLYVAGDWAGHGEQLANAAFASAKRAAQAVIGDYKKRREEDEVGNRKLLSVL; via the coding sequence ATGCAAACGAGTGATGTGGCGATCATCGGTGGCGGGCTTTCCGGGTTGACGGCGGCGGTCTATCTGGCACAAGCGGGTTTCAAAGTAACGGTGTTGGAAAAGTCAAAGCAATGGGGAGGGCGCGCTCAGACTGTGGTAAAACAAGGAGCGATGTTAAACCTGGGCGGGCATGCGTTGTATCGAGGAGGGGAGGCGGATACGATTTTAACGGAACTGGGGGTGGAGCTACAAGGAGGGAGTCCGCTTGCAAAGGGTTTCTCGATGGTATGGAAAAACGAACTTTTTTCTTTTTCCACCAATCCGATTGGGTTGATTTCATCCAAGCTCCTGTCCGCATCCGGTAAAATCGATTTCATCAAGCTTATGATAAAGTTGATGAAGGCCGATTTGAATGCTTTCGCTACTCTTTCTTTGCGTGAGTGGGCAGAACAGGAAATTGGCGATCCCATGGTCCGTCACATCTTTTATGCCTTTTGCCGCACAGCCACCTTTATGCATGATCCAGACCGACAATCGGCGCAATCCGCGATATCACAACTTCGACTTGGGATGAAAAAGGGAGTTCTCTACATTGACGGCGGTTGGCAAACCATCGTCGATCAATTGCGCGAAAAGGCGATCCATGCCGGTGCCACCGTTATTAACAATAAAACGGTGACCAAAGTGGAACCGCGTGACCGCATCCATCGCCTTCACTTTGCTGATGATGAATATTTGGATTGCGCTTTTGCCATTATGGCGACTAGCCCAACAGCAGCGTATCGTCTTCTGCAAAATGCTGAACAAACTTCGCTGCATCGCTGGCAGGAAAAAGCCCACCCCGTACGCGTCGCCTGTCTGGATCTAGCGCTAAAGCGCTTGCCTCATTCGAAACGCCATACTGCGTTGTGGTTGGATCAACCCCTCTTCTTCACCCACCACTCCCGTGTGTCCCAATTGAGCCGACATGGGGATCATGTGGTACATCTGTTCAAATATATCGGTCCCCATGGCAGTTCTCCGGAAGAGGATGAGAGACAGCTGGAGCAGGCTGTGGATCTCCTTCACCCTGGCTGGCGCAGGGAAGTGGTGGTAAGACAGTATCTACCCAATATGGCAGTGGTTTATGATGCACCTACCATAGATAAAAAGGGAATCAATCCTGGGCCCGCTATACCGGAGATTGCCGGTCTGTATGTCGCTGGTGATTGGGCAGGACACGGGGAACAATTGGCCAATGCCGCATTTGCCAGTGCCAAACGGGCGGCGCAAGCAGTGATTGGCGACTATAAAAAAAGGCGGGAGGAGGATGAGGTTGGAAATCGAAAGTTATTATCAGTCTTATAA
- a CDS encoding DUF2269 family protein, translating into MGKLTVKQRKWLLSLHLLFAAILFGVTVAFLILTLTAANTRDPEVLQACYTSMHILAKTSVRASTIGTVVTGILLSVLTRWGLFRFYWIIAKEVLTLFSIGLGVVGMVVWTLQGITMTTATDFHASNPAFIVNQQQLLVGIILQIIFLIAMFLLSVFKPCGKRKRSIKTTTA; encoded by the coding sequence ATGGGGAAATTAACGGTAAAGCAACGAAAGTGGCTATTATCGCTTCATCTTTTATTTGCTGCCATTCTGTTTGGAGTGACAGTCGCTTTTCTCATTTTAACTTTGACAGCTGCCAATACTCGTGATCCTGAAGTGTTACAAGCGTGCTATACCAGCATGCATATTCTGGCCAAGACAAGTGTGCGCGCTTCTACCATCGGTACGGTTGTAACCGGAATCTTACTCTCCGTTTTAACCCGTTGGGGATTGTTTCGATTTTATTGGATTATCGCCAAAGAAGTGTTGACGCTATTTTCGATTGGTTTAGGCGTTGTTGGTATGGTTGTTTGGACCTTGCAGGGGATTACCATGACGACGGCCACCGACTTTCATGCATCCAACCCGGCTTTTATCGTTAATCAACAACAGCTACTAGTGGGAATTATCCTGCAAATCATCTTTTTGATAGCGATGTTTCTGTTGTCCGTTTTTAAACCCTGTGGGAAACGAAAACGCTCCATCAAAACGACAACGGCTTAA
- a CDS encoding solute symporter family protein gives MNMTVIVLFLAIVISTLVITYFAAKKTRTASEFYTAGGGLTGWQNGLAIAGDYLSAASFLGIAGAIALNGFDGFLYSIGYLVAYLVVLFIVAEPLRNLGKYTLADMVSARFDAKKVRGVAAFSTITIVIFYMIAQLVGAGALIQLLFGIEYWLAVLLVGVMMTTYVLFGGMTATSWVQIIKAVLLMVGTLLISLIVLFKFNFNIMQMFTEVKTATPHGADYLNPGIQSKLPLDSISLMLALVLGTAGLPHILMRFFTVKDAKTARSSVVTATWIVGIFYILTIFLGFGAAIFVGYDRIIEANPAGNMAAPLLADALGGDLLMSFVAAVAFATILAVVAGLVLSGASAFAHDIYGQIIKKGKVTEKEQVLAARFASIGVAFFSIVLALFAQNLNVAFLVALAFCVAASANLPIIVYTIYWKRFNTTGAITGVLSGLLSAIILVVVSPNVLSPEGTAIFVGEPLFPLSNPAIVSVPLGFIGGYLGTIFSRERDLKRYTEVKVKANTGYRESN, from the coding sequence ATGAATATGACCGTCATCGTATTATTTTTAGCCATTGTAATCAGCACCCTTGTGATTACGTATTTTGCTGCCAAAAAAACCCGTACCGCCAGTGAGTTTTATACGGCGGGAGGCGGATTGACCGGATGGCAAAATGGCTTGGCCATCGCTGGTGACTATTTGTCCGCTGCCTCCTTTCTCGGTATTGCAGGCGCTATCGCATTAAATGGGTTTGATGGCTTCCTCTACAGCATCGGTTATCTAGTCGCTTATCTGGTTGTATTGTTTATTGTGGCGGAACCACTGCGAAACCTTGGAAAATATACCTTGGCTGATATGGTAAGTGCCCGCTTTGACGCTAAAAAGGTGCGTGGGGTTGCCGCTTTTAGTACCATTACGATTGTGATCTTTTATATGATCGCACAATTGGTGGGCGCCGGTGCCCTGATTCAACTTCTCTTTGGAATCGAATACTGGTTGGCTGTTCTTCTGGTTGGGGTGATGATGACCACCTATGTTTTATTTGGTGGCATGACCGCAACCAGCTGGGTTCAGATCATCAAAGCGGTATTGTTAATGGTGGGAACGTTGCTCATTTCCTTGATTGTGTTGTTCAAATTTAACTTTAACATCATGCAGATGTTTACCGAAGTAAAAACGGCAACTCCCCATGGTGCGGATTATTTAAATCCGGGCATTCAATCCAAATTGCCTCTCGACTCCATCTCTTTAATGCTGGCACTGGTGTTGGGAACAGCTGGATTGCCGCATATTTTAATGCGCTTTTTTACGGTGAAGGACGCCAAAACTGCACGTAGCTCCGTAGTAACAGCCACCTGGATTGTGGGTATCTTCTACATTTTAACGATTTTCCTTGGGTTTGGAGCCGCCATCTTTGTGGGATATGATCGGATCATTGAAGCCAATCCGGCAGGTAATATGGCCGCTCCACTGTTGGCGGATGCACTTGGTGGCGATCTTCTGATGTCGTTTGTCGCTGCCGTCGCGTTTGCTACGATTTTGGCGGTGGTAGCCGGTCTCGTTTTATCGGGTGCTTCTGCGTTTGCCCATGATATCTACGGCCAGATCATCAAAAAAGGGAAAGTCACTGAAAAAGAGCAAGTTTTGGCCGCTCGCTTCGCTTCGATCGGTGTTGCCTTTTTCTCGATTGTACTCGCCTTATTTGCGCAAAACTTAAATGTCGCGTTTTTGGTGGCACTTGCCTTTTGTGTCGCTGCCAGTGCTAACTTGCCTATCATTGTCTACACGATCTATTGGAAGCGCTTTAATACAACAGGAGCGATCACGGGTGTATTGTCCGGTTTACTGTCGGCAATTATCTTAGTTGTAGTCAGCCCCAACGTATTGTCGCCGGAAGGGACGGCCATTTTCGTTGGTGAGCCGTTGTTCCCCCTCTCAAACCCCGCGATTGTTTCCGTCCCGCTCGGGTTTATCGGAGGCTATCTGGGAACGATTTTCTCACGGGAACGGGATTTGAAACGATATACCGAGGTGAAAGTGAAGGCCAATACGGGTTACCGTGAATCGAATTAA
- a CDS encoding ABC transporter permease, with product MHRIYANLLNEVQKLWLQRRTKLFLVLTAFIPIVTAIVLTAFQSSTSFSIGLGSDFPLLMLGLFTSVFLPLFIFMAAADSFSGEEEAGTLKIVLVRPIARSKIFASKILAIAVAIVVYLTTLWLMSTFTGLFLGGGEWFSGLIDSVKAYLATGVSMMAVALVAVAIAQWVKSSTTTLVLTIFIYAIAKLLPFLFPQADHWSVFAYTDWYTLWIGSTAAWGTLINGFLFLLSSSMLLYTLGWYRFEQKQF from the coding sequence ATGCATCGTATTTACGCCAATCTGTTGAATGAGGTGCAAAAGCTGTGGCTACAGCGAAGAACAAAACTGTTTTTGGTACTGACTGCCTTTATTCCTATTGTGACGGCAATTGTATTGACCGCTTTTCAGAGCAGTACTAGTTTCTCCATCGGTCTTGGTTCTGATTTTCCACTGTTGATGCTGGGTTTGTTTACTTCTGTCTTTTTGCCGCTGTTTATTTTTATGGCCGCAGCCGATTCCTTTTCCGGTGAAGAGGAGGCAGGCACTCTTAAAATCGTACTGGTTCGTCCCATTGCCCGCTCTAAAATATTTGCATCCAAAATATTGGCGATTGCTGTTGCGATCGTGGTATATCTGACAACTCTATGGTTGATGTCCACTTTTACAGGACTTTTCCTAGGTGGTGGCGAATGGTTTTCCGGATTGATTGACAGTGTGAAAGCTTATCTAGCTACAGGTGTCTCGATGATGGCGGTGGCGTTGGTGGCTGTCGCAATTGCCCAATGGGTAAAAAGCAGTACCACGACACTAGTTTTGACTATTTTCATCTATGCGATTGCGAAGTTGCTCCCGTTTTTATTTCCACAAGCTGATCATTGGTCCGTTTTTGCCTATACGGATTGGTATACGCTCTGGATAGGGAGCACCGCTGCTTGGGGTACACTAATCAATGGATTTTTGTTTTTACTTTCCAGCAGTATGCTGCTATACACGCTCGGATGGTACCGGTTTGAGCAGAAACAATTTTAG
- a CDS encoding sensor histidine kinase has product MSIRMKLLFSFIAMILIPLVLFCLVVTVLLAVFSQEIVDVNEYYGVGDGRESVQNVKQFFDQRNDLFAGIKFISRYEPDRLVDAAFLKEVDGQFRQVRSGLVIQTDNQILYQSPFLEESNILAQLQRPGAHQKGNHMVKSDGRLFVVEKHSFTFADGRTGTMILVSDSSQLIEFVRKFLPLLILSLLLVIGLTNGVLTFLLSRSIIKPLFTLKHAAEHIKEGNLDHEVRLNRKDEIGQLGATFEEMRSRLKESIQTQLQYEENRKELISNISHDLKTPITAIKGCAEGIRDGIADTDEKRDKYIDMIYKKAVDMDHLIDELFLFSKLDLKRVPFHFEHVDIVAFLQEYVEELHHSPQMNGIQVEFQAANHRIDVIADREKLGRVISNIVDNSVKYMDKAEKQIRFGLVEAEDKVTVTIEDNGQGIAPEALPHIFDRFYRAEESRNTSTGGSGLGLAIVKHIVNEHGGHIWAESELGVGTHIYFALPKPNGISGDE; this is encoded by the coding sequence ATGTCGATCCGGATGAAATTGTTGTTTTCGTTTATCGCGATGATTTTAATCCCGTTGGTTTTGTTTTGTCTGGTGGTGACTGTGCTGTTAGCTGTTTTTTCGCAGGAGATTGTCGATGTTAACGAATACTACGGTGTAGGTGATGGCAGGGAGTCGGTTCAAAACGTCAAACAGTTCTTTGATCAACGGAATGATCTGTTTGCTGGAATCAAATTTATCTCCCGCTATGAACCGGATCGATTAGTCGATGCAGCGTTTTTAAAAGAAGTGGATGGTCAATTTCGGCAGGTGCGGTCGGGATTGGTGATTCAAACAGACAATCAGATCCTATATCAGTCCCCCTTTCTAGAGGAGAGCAATATTCTCGCTCAATTACAGAGGCCAGGGGCTCATCAGAAAGGCAATCATATGGTAAAATCCGATGGTCGTCTGTTTGTGGTGGAAAAGCATTCATTTACATTTGCGGATGGCCGGACAGGCACGATGATTCTCGTTAGCGATTCAAGCCAGTTGATTGAGTTTGTGCGTAAGTTTTTACCGCTGTTGATTCTCTCCTTGTTACTGGTGATCGGCTTAACCAATGGTGTGTTAACCTTTTTGCTTTCCCGCAGTATCATTAAACCTCTCTTTACGCTGAAACATGCGGCGGAGCATATCAAAGAGGGCAACCTCGACCATGAGGTACGCCTAAACAGAAAAGATGAGATTGGGCAATTGGGAGCCACCTTTGAGGAGATGCGCTCCCGTTTAAAAGAATCGATCCAGACTCAGCTCCAATATGAAGAGAACCGCAAAGAACTGATCTCCAATATCTCACACGACTTAAAAACGCCGATTACCGCGATCAAGGGGTGTGCCGAAGGCATTCGTGACGGAATCGCCGACACTGATGAAAAGCGAGATAAATATATCGATATGATCTATAAAAAAGCGGTCGATATGGACCACTTAATCGATGAGTTGTTTTTGTTTTCCAAACTGGATCTAAAGCGAGTGCCCTTTCACTTTGAGCATGTGGATATCGTCGCCTTTTTGCAGGAATATGTAGAGGAACTTCATCATAGTCCGCAAATGAACGGAATCCAGGTTGAATTTCAAGCTGCCAACCATAGGATTGATGTGATTGCCGACCGCGAAAAGCTAGGACGGGTCATTTCAAACATTGTCGATAACAGTGTCAAGTATATGGACAAAGCGGAAAAACAGATTCGCTTTGGATTAGTTGAAGCCGAAGACAAGGTAACGGTTACGATTGAGGATAATGGACAGGGGATTGCGCCGGAGGCTTTGCCGCATATTTTTGATCGGTTTTACCGAGCGGAAGAATCACGAAATACATCCACCGGTGGCAGCGGTCTCGGACTGGCAATCGTCAAGCATATTGTAAATGAACACGGTGGTCACATTTGGGCGGAAAGCGAACTGGGAGTGGGAACACACATCTATTTTGCATTGCCAAAACCGAATGGAATAAGTGGTGACGAGTGA
- a CDS encoding lysoplasmalogenase, producing the protein MKVKVIPYLVLFMAILYIFFIPAEPQGVKIFFKIIPMLLIIYFAFVIKQTDNKQSILLLIGLFFCMLGDGLLIWFVVGLTAFLIGHLFYTASFLTSRHFSWLRASMALPIGLYSYIIAGELVKALQSSGQTSLIIPIIAYVCVISIMFWTAIMSGKIAAMFGSGLFVISDSILAWNKFVASLPFAGELIMITYYNAQFLIAYSLKKSESTDYETNKNEQISSSIS; encoded by the coding sequence ATGAAAGTAAAAGTGATACCTTATCTCGTTTTATTCATGGCAATTCTTTATATTTTTTTCATACCCGCAGAGCCTCAAGGAGTAAAAATATTTTTCAAAATCATTCCGATGCTACTAATCATTTATTTTGCTTTTGTTATTAAACAAACCGATAATAAACAGTCAATCTTGCTCCTTATCGGTTTGTTTTTTTGTATGCTTGGAGATGGATTATTAATTTGGTTTGTTGTTGGTTTAACCGCATTTTTAATTGGCCATCTATTTTATACTGCAAGCTTCCTGACTAGCCGGCATTTTTCGTGGCTGCGGGCATCAATGGCTTTACCGATTGGCTTATATAGCTATATTATAGCTGGAGAATTAGTGAAAGCGCTACAGTCGAGCGGACAAACAAGCTTAATCATTCCTATCATTGCTTATGTATGTGTAATCTCGATCATGTTTTGGACAGCGATCATGAGCGGGAAGATTGCCGCCATGTTTGGAAGCGGGTTATTTGTCATTTCAGACTCGATTCTCGCTTGGAATAAATTTGTCGCGAGTCTGCCTTTTGCCGGGGAGTTAATTATGATCACCTATTATAACGCGCAATTTTTAATCGCTTACAGTCTGAAAAAATCTGAATCAACCGATTATGAAACAAATAAAAATGAACAAATATCATCCTCAATAAGCTGA
- a CDS encoding response regulator transcription factor has product MKRILIIEDETVIAEVEKDYLEANGFAVEVAASGDIGLQKAMDEPYDLIILDLMLPKVDGFEICKQLRQSKEIPILMVSAKKEDIDKIRGLGLGADDYIIKPFSLSELTARVKAHLARYDRLIGSREQKQNEIRIRGIRIDQLSRRVFVNEREVFFTSKEYDLLQFLMTRPNQVFSKDHLFERIWGLDSLGDTAAVTVYISKLREKIELNPSKPQYIETIWGVGYRFNL; this is encoded by the coding sequence ATGAAAAGGATCTTAATCATTGAAGACGAAACGGTGATTGCCGAAGTGGAGAAGGATTATCTGGAGGCGAATGGATTTGCGGTGGAGGTCGCAGCGAGTGGTGACATCGGTTTGCAAAAGGCGATGGATGAACCCTACGATCTGATTATTCTCGATTTGATGTTGCCCAAAGTAGACGGCTTTGAAATTTGCAAACAGCTGCGTCAATCGAAAGAGATCCCGATTTTGATGGTTTCCGCCAAAAAAGAAGACATCGATAAAATTAGAGGTCTGGGGTTAGGGGCAGACGACTATATCATCAAGCCATTTAGTTTAAGCGAACTGACTGCCCGGGTAAAGGCTCATCTCGCCCGTTATGATCGCTTGATCGGAAGCCGCGAACAAAAACAAAACGAAATTCGCATCCGTGGCATTCGTATCGACCAGTTATCCCGAAGAGTGTTTGTCAATGAACGAGAAGTTTTTTTTACCTCCAAGGAATACGATCTGTTACAGTTTTTGATGACACGTCCCAACCAGGTATTTAGCAAGGATCATCTGTTTGAACGGATTTGGGGATTGGATTCCCTTGGTGATACCGCAGCGGTTACCGTCTATATCAGCAAACTGCGGGAAAAAATCGAACTCAACCCATCCAAGCCGCAGTATATTGAAACAATCTGGGGTGTGGGGTACCGGTTTAATTTATAA